In the Anoplopoma fimbria isolate UVic2021 breed Golden Eagle Sablefish chromosome 7, Afim_UVic_2022, whole genome shotgun sequence genome, one interval contains:
- the LOC129093774 gene encoding RAS guanyl-releasing protein 2-like isoform X1, with amino-acid sequence MESILSEQSAAVDELVEACIQAFDERGTLKDASLVRMFLMMHPWYIPSTDMAKKLVLKSQEESCTAERRTRICHLVKYWISEFPAEFNLSPELADQIKDFKDLLTTEGNQSQSQLIDLDSVPSYKWKRQVTQRVPSVSKKRKMSLLFDHLDSCELAEHLTYLEYKSFCKILFQDYHSFVMHGCTVDNPILERFITLFNSVSQWIQLMVLSKPTAPQRAAVISHFIRVAQKLLQLQNFNTLMAVVGGLSNSSISRLKDTQAHISAETNKVFNNLIELVTSCGNYCQYRKRFSECSGFRFPILGVHLKDLIAVHVALTDWADKEKTRVNLVKTQQLYAILQELALIQTTPPHVDANTDLLNLLTVSLDQYHTEEEIYQMSLQREPRKPVVSSTPTDTQNSSPTTAPDPKPTMIDEWAVSVKPNADPTIIKKHIEKMVESVFKNFDSDGDGHISRDEFEAIRNNFPYLSKFGELDKNQDGKISREEMIDYFMKASSLLNCKMGFIHTFTEATYVKPTFCEHCAGFIWGFYKQGYKCKACGVNCHKACRSRLAVECRKRTKSISHETPPALQARSYSFPPPANTPPSLQNTVIAEEDIETLEEGVFDVHL; translated from the exons ATGGAGTCCATATTGTCGGAGCAGTCGGCCGCAGTGGACGAGCTGGTGGAAGCGTGCATCCAAGCCTTCG ATGAGAGGGGCACTTTGAAGGATGCTTCCTTGGTCCGCATGTTTCTCATGATGCACCCTTGGTATATCCCTTCAACGGACATGGCTAAGAAACTGGTGCTCAA ATCTCAAGAGGAGAGCTGCACTGCTGAGCGCCGAACAAGAATATGTCACCTTGTCAA GTACTGGATCTCTGAGTTTCCAGCAGAGTTCAATCTGAGCCCGGAGCTGGCAGACCAGATCAAAGACTTTAAAGACCTCCTGACCACCGAGGGCAACCAGAGCCAGAGCCAGCTCATTGACCTCGACAGCGT GCCGTCATATAAATGGAAGCGGCAGGTGACTCAACGTGTCCCGTCAGTgtccaaaaagaggaaaatgtccCTGCTGTTTGACCACCTTGATTCCTGTGAACTGGCTGAACACCTGACCTACCTGGAGTACAAATCCTTCTGCAAGATCCTG TTTCAGGACTACCACAGCTTTGTGATGCACGGCTGCACAGTGGACAACCCCATCCTGGAGCGTTTCATCACCCTTTTCAACAGCGTGTCCCAGTGGATCCAACTCATGGTGCTCAGCAAGCCCACGGCTCCGCAGAGAGCCGCCGTCATCTCCCACTTCATCAGAGTGGCACAG AAGCTGCTGCAGTTGCAGAACTTCAACACGCTGATGGCTGTGGTGGGCGGCCTCAGCAACAGCTCCATCTCTCGTCTCAAAGACACGCAGGCCCACATCAGCGCTGAGACCAACAAG GTTTTCAACAACCTCATTGAACTGGTGACGTCGTGTGGGAACTACTGTCAATACCGCAAGCGCTTCTCAGAGTGCTCGGGCTTCCGGTTCCCCATCCTCGGCGTGCACCTGAAAGACCTGATAGCCGTGCACGTGGCGCTGACGGACTGGGCTGACAAAGAGAAAACGCGGGTCAACCTGGTGAAGACCCAACAGCTGTACGCCATCCTTCAAGAGCTGGCGCTGATCCAGACCACACCGCCTCACGTGGACGCCAACACAGACCTGCTCAACCTGTTAACG GTGTCTCTGGACCAGTaccacacagaggaggagatctACCAGATGTCTCTACAGAGAGAACCTCGCAAGCCAGTGGTGAGCAGCACACCGACGGACACT CAGAACTCCAGCCCAACCACCGCACCCGACCCCAAGCCCACCATGATCGACGAGTGGGCTGTGTCGGTGAAGCCCAACGCTGACCCGACGATCATCAAGAAACACATAGAGAAGATGGTGGAG TCGGTCTTCAAAAACTTTGACTCGGACGGCGACGGCCACATCTCCAGGGATGAGTTTGAAGCCATCAGGAACAACTTCCCATACCTCAGCAAGTTTGGTGAACTGGACAAGAACCA agACGGGAAgatcagcagagaggagatgatAGACTACTTTATGAAAGCCAGCTCTCTGCTGAACTGCAAGATGGGTTTCATCCACACTTTTACAGAGGCAACCTACGTCAAGCCCACATTCTGCGAGCACTGCGCCGGCTTT ATATGGGGCTTCTACAAGCAAGGCTACAAGTGTAAAG CCTGCGGGGTGAACTGCCACAAGGCCTGCCGAAGCCGCCTGGCCGTGGAGTGCCGGAAGAGGACAAAGAGCATAAGCCATGAGACGCCGCCGGCCCTCCAGGCCAGATCCTACAGCTTCCCTCCACCTGCCAACACCCCACCCAGCCTGCAGAACACAG TGATTGCTGAAGAGGATATAGAGACACTGGAGGAGGGAGTGTTTGATGTCCACCTATAA
- the LOC129093774 gene encoding RAS guanyl-releasing protein 2-like isoform X2, whose protein sequence is MESILSEQSAAVDELVEACIQAFDERGTLKDASLVRMFLMMHPWYIPSTDMAKKLVLKSQEESCTAERRTRICHLVKYWISEFPAEFNLSPELADQIKDFKDLLTTEGNQSQSQLIDLDSVPSYKWKRQVTQRVPSVSKKRKMSLLFDHLDSCELAEHLTYLEYKSFCKILFQDYHSFVMHGCTVDNPILERFITLFNSVSQWIQLMVLSKPTAPQRAAVISHFIRVAQKLLQLQNFNTLMAVVGGLSNSSISRLKDTQAHISAETNKVFNNLIELVTSCGNYCQYRKRFSECSGFRFPILGVHLKDLIAVHVALTDWADKEKTRVNLVKTQQLYAILQELALIQTTPPHVDANTDLLNLLTVSLDQYHTEEEIYQMSLQREPRKPVVSSTPTDTNSSPTTAPDPKPTMIDEWAVSVKPNADPTIIKKHIEKMVESVFKNFDSDGDGHISRDEFEAIRNNFPYLSKFGELDKNQDGKISREEMIDYFMKASSLLNCKMGFIHTFTEATYVKPTFCEHCAGFIWGFYKQGYKCKACGVNCHKACRSRLAVECRKRTKSISHETPPALQARSYSFPPPANTPPSLQNTVIAEEDIETLEEGVFDVHL, encoded by the exons ATGGAGTCCATATTGTCGGAGCAGTCGGCCGCAGTGGACGAGCTGGTGGAAGCGTGCATCCAAGCCTTCG ATGAGAGGGGCACTTTGAAGGATGCTTCCTTGGTCCGCATGTTTCTCATGATGCACCCTTGGTATATCCCTTCAACGGACATGGCTAAGAAACTGGTGCTCAA ATCTCAAGAGGAGAGCTGCACTGCTGAGCGCCGAACAAGAATATGTCACCTTGTCAA GTACTGGATCTCTGAGTTTCCAGCAGAGTTCAATCTGAGCCCGGAGCTGGCAGACCAGATCAAAGACTTTAAAGACCTCCTGACCACCGAGGGCAACCAGAGCCAGAGCCAGCTCATTGACCTCGACAGCGT GCCGTCATATAAATGGAAGCGGCAGGTGACTCAACGTGTCCCGTCAGTgtccaaaaagaggaaaatgtccCTGCTGTTTGACCACCTTGATTCCTGTGAACTGGCTGAACACCTGACCTACCTGGAGTACAAATCCTTCTGCAAGATCCTG TTTCAGGACTACCACAGCTTTGTGATGCACGGCTGCACAGTGGACAACCCCATCCTGGAGCGTTTCATCACCCTTTTCAACAGCGTGTCCCAGTGGATCCAACTCATGGTGCTCAGCAAGCCCACGGCTCCGCAGAGAGCCGCCGTCATCTCCCACTTCATCAGAGTGGCACAG AAGCTGCTGCAGTTGCAGAACTTCAACACGCTGATGGCTGTGGTGGGCGGCCTCAGCAACAGCTCCATCTCTCGTCTCAAAGACACGCAGGCCCACATCAGCGCTGAGACCAACAAG GTTTTCAACAACCTCATTGAACTGGTGACGTCGTGTGGGAACTACTGTCAATACCGCAAGCGCTTCTCAGAGTGCTCGGGCTTCCGGTTCCCCATCCTCGGCGTGCACCTGAAAGACCTGATAGCCGTGCACGTGGCGCTGACGGACTGGGCTGACAAAGAGAAAACGCGGGTCAACCTGGTGAAGACCCAACAGCTGTACGCCATCCTTCAAGAGCTGGCGCTGATCCAGACCACACCGCCTCACGTGGACGCCAACACAGACCTGCTCAACCTGTTAACG GTGTCTCTGGACCAGTaccacacagaggaggagatctACCAGATGTCTCTACAGAGAGAACCTCGCAAGCCAGTGGTGAGCAGCACACCGACGGACACT AACTCCAGCCCAACCACCGCACCCGACCCCAAGCCCACCATGATCGACGAGTGGGCTGTGTCGGTGAAGCCCAACGCTGACCCGACGATCATCAAGAAACACATAGAGAAGATGGTGGAG TCGGTCTTCAAAAACTTTGACTCGGACGGCGACGGCCACATCTCCAGGGATGAGTTTGAAGCCATCAGGAACAACTTCCCATACCTCAGCAAGTTTGGTGAACTGGACAAGAACCA agACGGGAAgatcagcagagaggagatgatAGACTACTTTATGAAAGCCAGCTCTCTGCTGAACTGCAAGATGGGTTTCATCCACACTTTTACAGAGGCAACCTACGTCAAGCCCACATTCTGCGAGCACTGCGCCGGCTTT ATATGGGGCTTCTACAAGCAAGGCTACAAGTGTAAAG CCTGCGGGGTGAACTGCCACAAGGCCTGCCGAAGCCGCCTGGCCGTGGAGTGCCGGAAGAGGACAAAGAGCATAAGCCATGAGACGCCGCCGGCCCTCCAGGCCAGATCCTACAGCTTCCCTCCACCTGCCAACACCCCACCCAGCCTGCAGAACACAG TGATTGCTGAAGAGGATATAGAGACACTGGAGGAGGGAGTGTTTGATGTCCACCTATAA
- the LOC129093774 gene encoding RAS guanyl-releasing protein 2-like isoform X3: MESILSEQSAAVDELVEACIQAFDERGTLKDASLVRMFLMMHPWYIPSTDMAKKLVLKSQEESCTAERRTRICHLVKYWISEFPAEFNLSPELADQIKDFKDLLTTEGNQSQSQLIDLDSVPSYKWKRQVTQRVPSVSKKRKMSLLFDHLDSCELAEHLTYLEYKSFCKILFQDYHSFVMHGCTVDNPILERFITLFNSVSQWIQLMVLSKPTAPQRAAVISHFIRVAQKLLQLQNFNTLMAVVGGLSNSSISRLKDTQAHISAETNKVFNNLIELVTSCGNYCQYRKRFSECSGFRFPILGVHLKDLIAVHVALTDWADKEKTRVNLVKTQQLYAILQELALIQTTPPHVDANTDLLNLLTVSLDQYHTEEEIYQMSLQREPRKPVQNSSPTTAPDPKPTMIDEWAVSVKPNADPTIIKKHIEKMVESVFKNFDSDGDGHISRDEFEAIRNNFPYLSKFGELDKNQDGKISREEMIDYFMKASSLLNCKMGFIHTFTEATYVKPTFCEHCAGFIWGFYKQGYKCKACGVNCHKACRSRLAVECRKRTKSISHETPPALQARSYSFPPPANTPPSLQNTVIAEEDIETLEEGVFDVHL; encoded by the exons ATGGAGTCCATATTGTCGGAGCAGTCGGCCGCAGTGGACGAGCTGGTGGAAGCGTGCATCCAAGCCTTCG ATGAGAGGGGCACTTTGAAGGATGCTTCCTTGGTCCGCATGTTTCTCATGATGCACCCTTGGTATATCCCTTCAACGGACATGGCTAAGAAACTGGTGCTCAA ATCTCAAGAGGAGAGCTGCACTGCTGAGCGCCGAACAAGAATATGTCACCTTGTCAA GTACTGGATCTCTGAGTTTCCAGCAGAGTTCAATCTGAGCCCGGAGCTGGCAGACCAGATCAAAGACTTTAAAGACCTCCTGACCACCGAGGGCAACCAGAGCCAGAGCCAGCTCATTGACCTCGACAGCGT GCCGTCATATAAATGGAAGCGGCAGGTGACTCAACGTGTCCCGTCAGTgtccaaaaagaggaaaatgtccCTGCTGTTTGACCACCTTGATTCCTGTGAACTGGCTGAACACCTGACCTACCTGGAGTACAAATCCTTCTGCAAGATCCTG TTTCAGGACTACCACAGCTTTGTGATGCACGGCTGCACAGTGGACAACCCCATCCTGGAGCGTTTCATCACCCTTTTCAACAGCGTGTCCCAGTGGATCCAACTCATGGTGCTCAGCAAGCCCACGGCTCCGCAGAGAGCCGCCGTCATCTCCCACTTCATCAGAGTGGCACAG AAGCTGCTGCAGTTGCAGAACTTCAACACGCTGATGGCTGTGGTGGGCGGCCTCAGCAACAGCTCCATCTCTCGTCTCAAAGACACGCAGGCCCACATCAGCGCTGAGACCAACAAG GTTTTCAACAACCTCATTGAACTGGTGACGTCGTGTGGGAACTACTGTCAATACCGCAAGCGCTTCTCAGAGTGCTCGGGCTTCCGGTTCCCCATCCTCGGCGTGCACCTGAAAGACCTGATAGCCGTGCACGTGGCGCTGACGGACTGGGCTGACAAAGAGAAAACGCGGGTCAACCTGGTGAAGACCCAACAGCTGTACGCCATCCTTCAAGAGCTGGCGCTGATCCAGACCACACCGCCTCACGTGGACGCCAACACAGACCTGCTCAACCTGTTAACG GTGTCTCTGGACCAGTaccacacagaggaggagatctACCAGATGTCTCTACAGAGAGAACCTCGCAAGCCAGTG CAGAACTCCAGCCCAACCACCGCACCCGACCCCAAGCCCACCATGATCGACGAGTGGGCTGTGTCGGTGAAGCCCAACGCTGACCCGACGATCATCAAGAAACACATAGAGAAGATGGTGGAG TCGGTCTTCAAAAACTTTGACTCGGACGGCGACGGCCACATCTCCAGGGATGAGTTTGAAGCCATCAGGAACAACTTCCCATACCTCAGCAAGTTTGGTGAACTGGACAAGAACCA agACGGGAAgatcagcagagaggagatgatAGACTACTTTATGAAAGCCAGCTCTCTGCTGAACTGCAAGATGGGTTTCATCCACACTTTTACAGAGGCAACCTACGTCAAGCCCACATTCTGCGAGCACTGCGCCGGCTTT ATATGGGGCTTCTACAAGCAAGGCTACAAGTGTAAAG CCTGCGGGGTGAACTGCCACAAGGCCTGCCGAAGCCGCCTGGCCGTGGAGTGCCGGAAGAGGACAAAGAGCATAAGCCATGAGACGCCGCCGGCCCTCCAGGCCAGATCCTACAGCTTCCCTCCACCTGCCAACACCCCACCCAGCCTGCAGAACACAG TGATTGCTGAAGAGGATATAGAGACACTGGAGGAGGGAGTGTTTGATGTCCACCTATAA
- the LOC129093774 gene encoding RAS guanyl-releasing protein 2-like isoform X4 has protein sequence MESILSEQSAAVDELVEACIQAFDERGTLKDASLVRMFLMMHPWYIPSTDMAKKLVLKSQEESCTAERRTRICHLVKYWISEFPAEFNLSPELADQIKDFKDLLTTEGNQSQSQLIDLDSVPSYKWKRQVTQRVPSVSKKRKMSLLFDHLDSCELAEHLTYLEYKSFCKILFQDYHSFVMHGCTVDNPILERFITLFNSVSQWIQLMVLSKPTAPQRAAVISHFIRVAQKLLQLQNFNTLMAVVGGLSNSSISRLKDTQAHISAETNKVFNNLIELVTSCGNYCQYRKRFSECSGFRFPILGVHLKDLIAVHVALTDWADKEKTRVNLVKTQQLYAILQELALIQTTPPHVDANTDLLNLLTVSLDQYHTEEEIYQMSLQREPRKPVNSSPTTAPDPKPTMIDEWAVSVKPNADPTIIKKHIEKMVESVFKNFDSDGDGHISRDEFEAIRNNFPYLSKFGELDKNQDGKISREEMIDYFMKASSLLNCKMGFIHTFTEATYVKPTFCEHCAGFIWGFYKQGYKCKACGVNCHKACRSRLAVECRKRTKSISHETPPALQARSYSFPPPANTPPSLQNTVIAEEDIETLEEGVFDVHL, from the exons ATGGAGTCCATATTGTCGGAGCAGTCGGCCGCAGTGGACGAGCTGGTGGAAGCGTGCATCCAAGCCTTCG ATGAGAGGGGCACTTTGAAGGATGCTTCCTTGGTCCGCATGTTTCTCATGATGCACCCTTGGTATATCCCTTCAACGGACATGGCTAAGAAACTGGTGCTCAA ATCTCAAGAGGAGAGCTGCACTGCTGAGCGCCGAACAAGAATATGTCACCTTGTCAA GTACTGGATCTCTGAGTTTCCAGCAGAGTTCAATCTGAGCCCGGAGCTGGCAGACCAGATCAAAGACTTTAAAGACCTCCTGACCACCGAGGGCAACCAGAGCCAGAGCCAGCTCATTGACCTCGACAGCGT GCCGTCATATAAATGGAAGCGGCAGGTGACTCAACGTGTCCCGTCAGTgtccaaaaagaggaaaatgtccCTGCTGTTTGACCACCTTGATTCCTGTGAACTGGCTGAACACCTGACCTACCTGGAGTACAAATCCTTCTGCAAGATCCTG TTTCAGGACTACCACAGCTTTGTGATGCACGGCTGCACAGTGGACAACCCCATCCTGGAGCGTTTCATCACCCTTTTCAACAGCGTGTCCCAGTGGATCCAACTCATGGTGCTCAGCAAGCCCACGGCTCCGCAGAGAGCCGCCGTCATCTCCCACTTCATCAGAGTGGCACAG AAGCTGCTGCAGTTGCAGAACTTCAACACGCTGATGGCTGTGGTGGGCGGCCTCAGCAACAGCTCCATCTCTCGTCTCAAAGACACGCAGGCCCACATCAGCGCTGAGACCAACAAG GTTTTCAACAACCTCATTGAACTGGTGACGTCGTGTGGGAACTACTGTCAATACCGCAAGCGCTTCTCAGAGTGCTCGGGCTTCCGGTTCCCCATCCTCGGCGTGCACCTGAAAGACCTGATAGCCGTGCACGTGGCGCTGACGGACTGGGCTGACAAAGAGAAAACGCGGGTCAACCTGGTGAAGACCCAACAGCTGTACGCCATCCTTCAAGAGCTGGCGCTGATCCAGACCACACCGCCTCACGTGGACGCCAACACAGACCTGCTCAACCTGTTAACG GTGTCTCTGGACCAGTaccacacagaggaggagatctACCAGATGTCTCTACAGAGAGAACCTCGCAAGCCAGTG AACTCCAGCCCAACCACCGCACCCGACCCCAAGCCCACCATGATCGACGAGTGGGCTGTGTCGGTGAAGCCCAACGCTGACCCGACGATCATCAAGAAACACATAGAGAAGATGGTGGAG TCGGTCTTCAAAAACTTTGACTCGGACGGCGACGGCCACATCTCCAGGGATGAGTTTGAAGCCATCAGGAACAACTTCCCATACCTCAGCAAGTTTGGTGAACTGGACAAGAACCA agACGGGAAgatcagcagagaggagatgatAGACTACTTTATGAAAGCCAGCTCTCTGCTGAACTGCAAGATGGGTTTCATCCACACTTTTACAGAGGCAACCTACGTCAAGCCCACATTCTGCGAGCACTGCGCCGGCTTT ATATGGGGCTTCTACAAGCAAGGCTACAAGTGTAAAG CCTGCGGGGTGAACTGCCACAAGGCCTGCCGAAGCCGCCTGGCCGTGGAGTGCCGGAAGAGGACAAAGAGCATAAGCCATGAGACGCCGCCGGCCCTCCAGGCCAGATCCTACAGCTTCCCTCCACCTGCCAACACCCCACCCAGCCTGCAGAACACAG TGATTGCTGAAGAGGATATAGAGACACTGGAGGAGGGAGTGTTTGATGTCCACCTATAA